The Pseudomonas fluorescens genome includes a window with the following:
- a CDS encoding sulfate ABC transporter substrate-binding protein → MSSIRRYALAALASAVFAGSAVAKDYELLNVSYDPTRELYQDYNAEFASFWKKAHPDDSVKIQQSHGGSGKQGRAVIDGLRADVVTLALAGDIDEIAKLGKSLPADWQTRLPEASTPYTSTIVFLVRKGNPKGIKDWGDLIKNDVSVITPNPKTSGGARWNFLAAWAYGLKANGGDEAKAKEYVQALFKHVPILDTGARGSTITFVNNGQGDVLLAWENEAFLALKEDGGADKFDIVVPSLSILAEPPVAVVDKNAEKKGNAEIAEAYLKHLYSPAGQEIAAKNFYRPRDKDVAAKYSRQFPKLDLVTIDKDFGGWKTAQPKFFNDGGVFDQIYQAQ, encoded by the coding sequence ATGTCGTCCATTCGTCGTTATGCCCTGGCCGCCCTGGCCAGTGCTGTTTTTGCAGGTTCCGCCGTCGCCAAGGATTACGAGCTGCTCAACGTGTCCTACGACCCGACGCGTGAGCTTTACCAGGATTACAACGCCGAATTCGCCAGTTTCTGGAAGAAAGCGCACCCGGACGACAGCGTGAAGATCCAGCAATCCCACGGTGGTTCGGGCAAGCAGGGCCGGGCGGTGATCGACGGTCTGCGGGCCGACGTGGTGACCCTGGCCCTGGCCGGCGATATCGATGAAATCGCCAAGCTGGGCAAGTCCCTGCCGGCGGACTGGCAAACACGTCTGCCGGAAGCCAGTACACCCTACACGTCCACCATTGTGTTCCTGGTGCGCAAGGGCAATCCCAAGGGCATCAAGGATTGGGGCGACCTGATCAAGAATGACGTGTCGGTCATCACCCCGAACCCGAAGACCTCAGGCGGTGCTCGCTGGAACTTCCTCGCGGCCTGGGCCTACGGCCTGAAGGCCAATGGCGGTGATGAAGCCAAGGCCAAGGAATACGTGCAAGCGCTGTTCAAGCACGTGCCGATCCTCGACACCGGCGCCCGTGGCTCGACGATTACCTTCGTCAACAACGGTCAGGGCGACGTGTTGCTGGCCTGGGAAAACGAAGCCTTCCTGGCACTGAAGGAAGATGGCGGCGCCGACAAGTTCGACATCGTCGTGCCGTCGCTGTCGATCCTTGCCGAACCGCCGGTGGCGGTGGTGGACAAGAACGCCGAGAAAAAAGGCAACGCCGAGATCGCCGAAGCTTACCTCAAGCACTTGTACAGCCCGGCCGGCCAGGAAATCGCCGCGAAGAACTTCTATCGTCCACGTGACAAGGACGTCGCCGCCAAGTACTCGCGCCAGTTTCCGAAACTGGACCTGGTGACCATCGACAAGGACTTCGGCGGCTGGAAAACCGCGCAACCGAAATTCTTCAATGATGGCGGCGTGTTCGACCAGATCTATCAGGCGCAGTAA
- the oscA gene encoding sulfur starvation response protein OscA, which produces MSASLRSVDGQDEATILREIQSALRDLRFGAVEITVHNAQVVQIERKEKFRLQQPSHKPS; this is translated from the coding sequence ATGAGCGCATCTCTACGTAGCGTTGACGGCCAGGACGAAGCAACCATCTTGCGCGAGATCCAGAGCGCGTTGCGCGATCTACGCTTTGGGGCAGTGGAAATCACCGTGCACAACGCGCAGGTGGTCCAGATCGAACGCAAGGAAAAATTCCGCTTGCAGCAACCGAGTCATAAGCCGTCTTGA
- a CDS encoding DUF6124 family protein, translated as MVKPSPNPPQSGHKSRVQTQEEKKLDDAATRALDYYLNPKPASPPEPDKNQLFIVSPHIDTETLLANASEDLLSISTIAADLADDVDDSRRCVALAISRMADGVQLLVERALDHLETKEMAAPGTKG; from the coding sequence ATGGTCAAGCCTTCACCGAATCCTCCGCAAAGCGGCCACAAATCCCGCGTCCAAACGCAGGAAGAAAAAAAGCTCGATGACGCCGCCACCCGCGCCCTCGACTACTACCTCAACCCCAAGCCCGCCTCACCGCCCGAACCCGACAAAAACCAACTTTTCATCGTGTCCCCCCACATAGACACCGAAACCCTGCTCGCCAACGCCTCCGAAGACCTGCTCTCCATCAGCACCATCGCCGCCGACCTGGCCGACGACGTCGACGACTCACGCCGCTGCGTCGCCCTGGCGATCAGTCGCATGGCCGATGGGGTGCAGTTGTTGGTTGAGCGGGCGTTGGATCATTTGGAAACCAAGGAGATGGCGGCGCCTGGGACCAAGGGGTAG
- the dibA gene encoding phosphodiesterase DibA, which produces MPAYQRSAMRVALLYLVLSVVWLQLIGYLLSSFFDQFADRQRWLLINGYAWVLLSAGLIFLARARISRFFAKGEHGADRERLRQAAAVFDCTREGVLVTDRNGLIVHVNRAFMAITGYVRDEVLGQRPSLFKSGRHGPDFYRDMFTSLDSQGEWSGEIWNRRKSGEIYPQWQTIRVIRDDSGEISHYVAVFSDISAIKDSEHELAYLAHHDPLTGLPNRLLFSDRTEQALASAQLHKRGCALLLLDLDHFKNINDSLGHNVGDELLKGVAERFRGLFAPGVTLARLGGDEFAVLVENCSQPGQAAALARRILDALKEPLRFDDHALFINASIGISLFPGDALSAGQLLRNADSALFKAKSAGRDGYALYTEELTAHAQQRVEIAFELRRALQQQELRVHYQPVHDLATSRLIGVEALVRWEHPTRGLVSPAEFIPIAERTGLIAQVDAWVMDQACRQMCQWQQAGVALSFVAVNVSSRLFARRELYDQVAQVLHDTGLDPGCLELEVTESAVMDDPEVALEQMHRLRELGVRLAIDDFGTGYSSLLRLKRLPVQKLKIDQGFVAGLPWDEDDAAIVRVIIALAHSMGMQVHAEGIEQREQAAFLLGQACELGQGYWFGRPVAAAQLDWHCAPVIA; this is translated from the coding sequence ATGCCTGCTTATCAACGCAGTGCCATGCGCGTAGCGCTGCTTTACCTCGTGTTGTCAGTCGTCTGGCTGCAGCTGATTGGTTATTTATTGAGCAGTTTCTTCGATCAATTCGCTGACAGACAACGCTGGCTGCTGATCAACGGCTATGCCTGGGTCCTGCTCAGCGCCGGGTTGATCTTCTTGGCGCGGGCGCGGATCTCGCGATTTTTCGCCAAGGGTGAGCACGGCGCCGATCGCGAGCGTCTGCGCCAGGCTGCCGCCGTCTTCGATTGCACCCGCGAAGGGGTGTTGGTGACCGACCGCAACGGCTTGATTGTGCACGTGAACCGGGCCTTCATGGCGATCACCGGTTATGTGCGGGATGAAGTGTTGGGCCAGCGCCCCAGCCTGTTCAAGTCCGGTCGCCATGGGCCGGATTTCTATCGCGACATGTTTACCTCCCTGGACAGCCAGGGGGAGTGGAGCGGCGAGATCTGGAATCGGCGTAAAAGCGGTGAAATCTACCCGCAATGGCAGACGATCCGCGTCATTCGCGACGACAGCGGCGAGATCAGCCATTATGTCGCGGTGTTTTCTGACATCAGCGCCATCAAGGATTCCGAGCACGAACTGGCCTACCTGGCCCATCACGACCCGCTGACCGGCTTGCCCAACCGCCTGCTGTTTTCCGATCGTACCGAGCAGGCCCTGGCGTCGGCGCAGTTGCACAAGCGTGGCTGTGCCCTGTTGCTGCTGGACCTGGATCACTTCAAGAACATCAATGACAGCCTGGGTCACAACGTGGGCGATGAGTTGCTCAAAGGCGTGGCCGAGCGGTTTCGCGGGCTTTTTGCGCCGGGCGTGACCCTGGCCCGGCTGGGGGGCGACGAATTTGCGGTGCTGGTGGAAAACTGCTCGCAGCCAGGCCAGGCAGCGGCGCTGGCCCGGCGCATCCTAGACGCCTTGAAAGAGCCCCTGCGGTTCGATGACCATGCATTGTTCATCAATGCCAGCATCGGCATCAGCCTGTTTCCCGGCGATGCCCTGAGCGCCGGGCAACTGCTGCGCAATGCCGATTCGGCGTTGTTCAAGGCCAAGAGCGCTGGACGCGACGGCTACGCCTTGTACACCGAAGAACTCACCGCCCACGCCCAGCAGCGGGTCGAGATTGCCTTTGAATTGCGGCGCGCGCTGCAGCAACAGGAGTTGCGCGTTCACTACCAGCCGGTCCACGACTTGGCGACCAGTCGTCTGATCGGTGTCGAGGCGCTGGTGCGATGGGAGCATCCCACGCGTGGATTGGTGTCGCCGGCCGAGTTCATTCCCATCGCTGAACGTACCGGCCTGATTGCCCAGGTCGATGCCTGGGTCATGGACCAGGCCTGCCGGCAAATGTGCCAGTGGCAGCAGGCCGGTGTGGCGCTGTCGTTTGTCGCCGTCAACGTATCGAGTCGGTTGTTTGCGCGTCGCGAGTTGTATGACCAGGTCGCCCAGGTGTTGCACGACACGGGCCTGGATCCGGGTTGCCTGGAGCTGGAAGTGACGGAAAGCGCGGTGATGGATGACCCGGAGGTGGCGCTGGAGCAGATGCATCGCCTGCGGGAGCTGGGCGTGCGCCTGGCTATCGACGATTTCGGCACGGGCTATTCGTCGTTGCTGCGGCTTAAGCGTTTGCCGGTGCAGAAGCTGAAGATCGATCAGGGTTTTGTCGCGGGGTTACCGTGGGATGAGGATGACGCGGCGATCGTCCGGGTGATCATCGCCCTGGCCCATAGCATGGGGATGCAGGTGCACGCCGAGGGCATCGAGCAGCGTGAGCAGGCGGCATTTTTGCTGGGACAGGCGTGTGAGCTGGGGCAGGGCTACTGGTTTGGCCGGCCCGTGGCGGCGGCGCAGTTGGATTGGCACTGTGCGCCGGTCATTGCTTGA
- the desA gene encoding delta-9 fatty acid desaturase DesA: MWYEGFLGLSAWSLVAVTLLMTHVTIIAVTVYLHRYSAHRSLELNAGLKHFFRFWLWLTTAQNTREWTAIHRKHHAKCETEDDPHSPVIKGLSTVLRKGAELYRAEAENPETLRIYGKNCPDDWIERNLYSRFPLLGVAIMGIIDLLLFGTIGITIWAIQMMWIPVWAAGVVNGLGHAVGYRNFECRDAATNLVPWGILIGGEELHNNHHTYPNSAKLSVRKWEFDLGWAWIRVFSILRLAKVQRVAPIAHRVEGKGHLDMDTAMAILNNRFQIMAQYRRLVIAPLVKQELEKVDHSVRHQFHRAKRLLSRETSLLDDRHHVRIQNMLEHSQALKVIYEKRLALQQIWVKTSSNGHDMLAAIKEWVHEAEASGIQSLREFADQLKTYSLRPATA; encoded by the coding sequence ATGTGGTACGAAGGTTTTCTTGGCTTGTCGGCCTGGTCACTGGTGGCAGTCACCCTGCTGATGACCCACGTCACGATCATTGCCGTCACGGTCTACCTGCACCGTTATTCGGCGCACCGCTCCCTGGAGCTCAATGCCGGCCTCAAACATTTCTTCCGCTTCTGGCTGTGGCTGACCACGGCACAGAACACCCGCGAGTGGACCGCCATCCACCGCAAGCACCACGCCAAATGCGAAACCGAGGATGACCCTCACAGTCCGGTCATCAAGGGCTTGTCCACCGTGCTGCGCAAAGGCGCCGAGCTGTATCGCGCCGAGGCGGAAAACCCGGAAACCCTGCGCATCTACGGCAAGAACTGCCCCGACGACTGGATCGAGCGCAACCTCTACAGCCGCTTCCCGCTGCTGGGCGTGGCGATCATGGGCATCATCGACCTGCTGTTGTTCGGTACCATCGGCATCACTATCTGGGCCATCCAGATGATGTGGATCCCCGTCTGGGCCGCCGGCGTGGTCAATGGCCTGGGCCATGCCGTGGGCTACCGCAACTTCGAATGCCGCGATGCGGCGACCAACCTGGTGCCCTGGGGCATCCTGATCGGCGGCGAAGAACTGCACAACAACCACCACACCTACCCCAACTCGGCCAAGCTGTCGGTACGCAAATGGGAGTTCGACCTGGGCTGGGCCTGGATACGGGTGTTCAGTATCCTGCGCCTGGCCAAGGTCCAGCGGGTTGCGCCGATCGCCCACCGGGTCGAAGGCAAGGGCCACCTGGACATGGACACGGCCATGGCGATTCTCAACAACCGTTTCCAGATCATGGCGCAGTACCGCCGGCTGGTCATCGCGCCGCTGGTCAAGCAGGAACTGGAGAAGGTCGATCACTCGGTGCGTCACCAGTTCCACAGGGCTAAACGCTTGCTGTCGCGGGAAACCAGCCTGCTGGACGATCGTCACCACGTGCGCATCCAGAACATGCTCGAACACAGCCAGGCGCTGAAGGTGATCTACGAGAAACGCCTGGCCTTGCAGCAGATCTGGGTCAAGACCAGCAGCAACGGCCACGACATGCTCGCCGCCATCAAGGAATGGGTCCACGAGGCCGAGGCTAGCGGCATCCAGTCCCTGCGCGAGTTTGCCGACCAGCTCAAGACCTACTCGCTACGGCCTGCTACGGCCTGA
- a CDS encoding GGDEF domain-containing protein, with the protein MVDKNLQDYSLPHWPEAAQTLMALMHAQGEVARLSEREQLFSSLLVSVNAVLWAFNWETRQVLYVSPAYERIFGRPAGLVLADFNEWRDAIYPDDLEYAERSLAEVLVKGAVEDREYRIIAGNGQIRWLSDKCFINRKAEPGQPVIVVGIAEDITEKKLLESELQRLATTDVLTQSSNRRHFFECAHREFEQARLQGMPMAFLLLDIDDFKVINDTYGHQEGDTVLQRIAESGRSVLRRGDLFGRIGGEEFAAVFPGCPPDMALQVAERLQREIQRLMFRCGEQSFGITVSQGLTGITPEDQSLDSLFARADAAMYEAKRKGKNRIIAA; encoded by the coding sequence ATGGTCGACAAGAACCTACAGGATTACTCCCTACCTCATTGGCCCGAGGCAGCCCAGACGCTCATGGCGCTGATGCATGCCCAGGGCGAAGTGGCGCGCCTGAGCGAGCGTGAGCAGCTGTTCAGCTCGTTGCTGGTCAGCGTCAATGCCGTGCTGTGGGCGTTCAACTGGGAAACCCGGCAGGTGCTGTATGTCAGCCCCGCCTACGAGCGGATCTTCGGCCGCCCCGCCGGCCTGGTCCTGGCTGACTTCAATGAATGGCGCGACGCCATTTACCCCGATGACCTGGAGTACGCCGAGCGTAGCCTGGCCGAGGTTTTGGTCAAAGGCGCCGTCGAAGACCGTGAATACCGCATTATTGCCGGCAACGGCCAAATCCGCTGGCTGAGCGACAAATGCTTCATCAACCGCAAGGCCGAGCCAGGGCAACCGGTGATTGTGGTGGGCATTGCCGAAGACATCACCGAAAAGAAGCTGCTGGAAAGCGAACTGCAGCGCCTGGCGACCACCGACGTGCTGACCCAAAGCAGCAATCGTCGGCATTTCTTCGAATGCGCCCACCGTGAGTTCGAGCAGGCACGGCTACAAGGTATGCCCATGGCGTTCCTGTTGCTGGACATCGATGACTTCAAGGTGATCAACGACACCTACGGCCATCAGGAAGGCGATACCGTGTTGCAGAGAATCGCCGAAAGCGGGCGGTCCGTGCTCCGGCGCGGTGACCTGTTCGGGCGGATCGGCGGCGAAGAGTTCGCCGCGGTGTTCCCCGGCTGCCCCCCGGACATGGCGCTGCAAGTGGCCGAGCGGTTGCAACGGGAAATCCAGCGCCTGATGTTCCGCTGCGGTGAACAGAGCTTCGGCATTACCGTCAGCCAGGGCCTGACCGGCATTACCCCGGAAGACCAGTCCCTCGACAGCCTGTTCGCCCGCGCCGACGCAGCCATGTACGAAGCCAAGCGCAAGGGTAAGAACCGCATCATCGCGGCTTGA
- a CDS encoding HDOD domain-containing protein, giving the protein MTAVDLPAVPRVLIAEADPASRELLEQVLSGVRCDARVDTCGDGKEALDLLAKHSYDLVIADWELPGVDGLAILRGLRQQHRTPPLPFILMSRRNDSASVREVLPLAPTAYLTKPLNRDNLTQRLQGLLVNGGEETSNDAPVPGPALTLLTFLERRRDLSEGAPLMTDVQVAVKRSLNPGGLDLKLLEEEIRTDPQITAVLIAAANSAAQHQGGGPVQTVAQALHQLGSGPSMNLILALTLKRCARLSVPCLADYAERYWELSLHTAEYARTMARLLDLEQERCYCAGLLHRLGDLALLRCLEEWKQAGGELDEPEEVGDSLDMFGASFGSALRARWRLPLELRELIAAVYNLGGGVYSREALVMNMAAQMAHLPAHEGLEELARGRTARLLKIGLPELTRLRRK; this is encoded by the coding sequence ATGACTGCTGTGGATTTACCCGCTGTACCCCGTGTGTTGATCGCCGAGGCCGATCCGGCGTCCCGTGAGCTGCTTGAGCAGGTGTTGTCGGGTGTGCGCTGCGATGCCAGGGTGGACACTTGTGGCGACGGCAAAGAGGCTTTGGATTTGCTGGCGAAGCATTCCTACGACCTGGTGATCGCCGATTGGGAGCTGCCGGGGGTTGATGGCCTGGCGATTCTGCGTGGCCTTCGCCAGCAGCATCGCACGCCGCCGTTGCCGTTCATCCTGATGAGTCGGCGCAATGACAGTGCCAGCGTGCGCGAGGTCTTGCCGCTGGCGCCGACCGCGTATCTGACCAAACCCTTGAACCGGGACAACCTGACCCAGCGTTTGCAGGGGTTGTTAGTGAACGGCGGTGAAGAAACTTCCAACGATGCGCCGGTTCCGGGGCCGGCGTTGACCTTGCTCACCTTCCTGGAACGTCGGCGTGACCTGTCCGAGGGCGCGCCCTTGATGACCGATGTGCAAGTGGCGGTCAAGCGCAGCCTCAACCCCGGCGGCCTGGACCTGAAACTGCTCGAAGAAGAAATCCGCACCGACCCGCAAATCACCGCCGTGCTGATCGCGGCGGCCAACAGCGCTGCCCAGCATCAGGGCGGTGGCCCGGTGCAGACGGTGGCCCAGGCGCTGCACCAGCTTGGTTCCGGACCAAGCATGAACCTGATCCTCGCCCTGACCCTCAAACGCTGCGCCCGGCTCAGCGTCCCATGCCTGGCGGACTATGCCGAGCGTTACTGGGAGCTGTCGCTGCACACGGCCGAATATGCCCGGACGATGGCGCGCTTGCTGGATCTGGAGCAGGAGCGCTGCTATTGCGCCGGCTTGTTGCATCGCCTGGGCGACCTGGCGTTGCTGCGCTGCCTGGAAGAGTGGAAACAGGCCGGTGGCGAGCTGGACGAGCCGGAGGAAGTCGGCGACTCGCTGGACATGTTCGGCGCCAGTTTCGGCTCGGCGTTACGTGCCCGCTGGCGTCTGCCGTTGGAGCTGCGGGAGTTGATCGCGGCAGTCTATAACTTGGGGGGCGGGGTGTATTCCCGTGAAGCCTTGGTGATGAACATGGCAGCGCAGATGGCGCATCTGCCCGCGCATGAGGGCCTTGAAGAACTGGCCCGTGGCCGCACGGCGCGGTTGCTGAAGATCGGCTTGCCGGAGTTGACACGGTTGCGCCGCAAGTAG
- the gabT gene encoding 4-aminobutyrate--2-oxoglutarate transaminase has translation MSKTNADLMARRTAAVPRGVGQIHPIFAESAKNATVTDVEGREFIDFAGGIAVLNTGHVHPKIIAAVTEQLNKLTHTCFQVLAYEPYVELCEKINAKVPGDFAKKTLLVTTGSEAVENAVKIARAATGRAGVIAFTGAYHGRTMMTLGLTGKVVPYSAGMGLMPGGIFRALYPNELHGVSIDDSIASIERIFKNDAEPRDIAAIIIEPVQGEGGFYVAPKEFMKRLRALCDQHGILLIADEVQTGAGRTGTFFAMEQMGVAADLTTFAKSIAGGFPLAGVCGKAEYMDAIAPGGLGGTYAGSPIACAAALAVMEVFEEEHLLDRCKAVGERLVAGLKAIQKKYPVIGDVRALGAMIAVELFENGDSHKPNAAAVAQVVAKARDKGLILLSCGTYGNVLRVLVPLTAPDEQLDKGLAILEECFSEL, from the coding sequence ATGAGCAAGACCAACGCAGACCTGATGGCCCGCCGTACCGCCGCTGTTCCACGCGGTGTTGGCCAGATTCACCCGATCTTTGCCGAGTCGGCGAAGAACGCCACGGTGACCGACGTTGAAGGTCGTGAGTTCATCGACTTCGCCGGCGGCATCGCCGTGCTGAACACCGGTCACGTGCACCCGAAAATCATCGCCGCCGTGACCGAACAGTTGAACAAGCTGACCCACACCTGCTTCCAGGTCCTGGCCTACGAGCCGTACGTGGAACTGTGTGAAAAAATCAACGCCAAGGTGCCGGGTGATTTCGCCAAGAAAACCCTGCTGGTGACCACCGGTTCGGAAGCGGTGGAAAACGCCGTGAAAATCGCCCGCGCCGCCACAGGCCGTGCCGGTGTGATCGCCTTCACCGGCGCTTACCACGGTCGCACCATGATGACCCTGGGCCTGACCGGTAAAGTCGTGCCGTACTCGGCCGGTATGGGCCTGATGCCCGGCGGTATCTTCCGCGCGTTGTACCCGAATGAACTGCACGGTGTGAGCATCGACGATTCCATCGCCAGCATCGAGCGCATCTTCAAGAACGACGCCGAACCGCGTGACATCGCGGCAATCATCATCGAGCCGGTACAGGGCGAAGGTGGTTTCTATGTAGCACCCAAGGAATTCATGAAGCGCCTGCGCGCTTTGTGCGACCAGCACGGCATCCTGCTGATCGCTGACGAAGTGCAGACCGGTGCCGGCCGTACCGGCACCTTCTTCGCCATGGAGCAGATGGGCGTTGCCGCCGACCTGACCACCTTCGCCAAATCCATCGCTGGCGGCTTCCCGTTGGCCGGTGTGTGCGGCAAGGCCGAGTACATGGATGCCATCGCGCCGGGTGGCCTGGGCGGCACCTATGCCGGTAGCCCGATCGCCTGTGCGGCGGCGCTGGCGGTGATGGAAGTGTTCGAAGAAGAACACCTGCTGGATCGCTGCAAGGCTGTGGGCGAGCGTCTGGTAGCCGGCCTCAAGGCGATCCAGAAGAAGTACCCGGTCATTGGTGACGTGCGAGCCCTGGGCGCGATGATCGCCGTAGAGCTGTTCGAAAACGGCGACTCCCACAAGCCGAACGCGGCAGCGGTAGCCCAGGTCGTGGCCAAGGCGCGTGACAAGGGTCTGATCCTGCTGTCCTGCGGCACCTACGGCAACGTTCTGCGGGTGCTGGTGCCGCTGACCGCGCCGGACGAGCAACTGGACAAAGGCCTGGCAATCCTCGAAGAGTGCTTCTCCGAACTCTGA
- the gabD gene encoding NADP-dependent succinate-semialdehyde dehydrogenase has product MQLKDTQLFRQQAFIDGAWVDADNGQTIKVTNPATGEVLGTVPKMGAAETRRAIEAADKALPAWRALTAKERANKLRRWYELLIENQDDLGRLMTLEQGKPLAEAKGEIVYAASFIEWFAEEAKRIYGDVIPGHQPDKRLIVIKQPIGVTAAITPWNFPAAMITRKAGPALAAGCTMVIKPASQTPFSALALVELAHRAGIPQGVLSVVTGSAGDIGGELTSNPIVRKLSFTGSTEIGRQLMAECAKDIKKVSLELGGNAPFIVFDDADLDKAVEGAIISKYRNNGQTCVCANRLYIQDSVYDAFAEKLKAAVAKLKIGNGLDDGTTTGPLIDEKAVAKVQEHIADAVSKGATVLSGGKAMEGNFFEPTILTNVPKNAAVAKEETFGPLAPLFRFKDEAEVIAMSNDTEFGLASYFYARDLGRVFRVAEALEYGMVGVNTGLISNEVAPFGGIKASGLGREGSKYGIEDYLEIKYLCLGI; this is encoded by the coding sequence ATGCAGCTTAAAGACACCCAGTTGTTCCGCCAGCAAGCCTTTATCGATGGCGCTTGGGTCGATGCGGACAATGGTCAGACGATCAAGGTCACCAACCCGGCGACGGGCGAAGTGCTGGGCACCGTGCCGAAGATGGGCGCTGCCGAAACCCGCCGGGCGATTGAAGCCGCCGACAAGGCACTGCCGGCCTGGCGTGCACTGACCGCCAAGGAGCGCGCCAACAAGCTGCGCCGCTGGTACGAATTGCTCATCGAAAACCAGGACGACCTCGGTCGCCTGATGACCCTGGAACAAGGCAAGCCACTGGCCGAGGCCAAGGGCGAAATCGTCTACGCCGCTTCGTTCATCGAATGGTTCGCCGAAGAAGCCAAGCGCATCTACGGTGACGTGATTCCCGGCCACCAGCCCGACAAGCGCCTGATCGTGATCAAGCAGCCAATCGGCGTGACCGCGGCCATTACTCCGTGGAACTTCCCGGCCGCGATGATCACCCGCAAGGCCGGCCCGGCCCTGGCTGCCGGTTGCACCATGGTTATCAAGCCGGCTTCGCAAACCCCGTTCTCGGCCCTGGCCCTGGTGGAACTGGCGCACCGTGCCGGCATTCCGCAAGGCGTGCTGAGCGTGGTCACCGGCAGCGCTGGTGATATCGGCGGCGAGCTGACCAGCAACCCGATCGTGCGCAAGCTGTCGTTCACCGGCTCGACCGAGATCGGTCGCCAGTTGATGGCCGAATGCGCCAAGGACATCAAGAAAGTCTCCCTGGAACTGGGCGGCAACGCACCGTTTATCGTGTTCGACGACGCCGACCTGGATAAGGCCGTCGAAGGCGCGATCATTTCCAAGTACCGCAACAACGGCCAGACCTGCGTCTGCGCCAACCGTCTGTACATCCAGGATTCGGTGTACGACGCGTTCGCGGAAAAACTCAAGGCGGCGGTCGCCAAGCTCAAGATCGGCAACGGCCTGGACGATGGCACCACCACCGGTCCCTTGATCGACGAGAAAGCGGTCGCCAAGGTACAAGAACACATTGCCGATGCGGTCAGCAAAGGCGCGACCGTGCTGTCGGGCGGCAAGGCGATGGAAGGCAACTTCTTCGAGCCGACCATCCTGACCAACGTACCGAAGAACGCCGCCGTGGCCAAGGAAGAAACCTTCGGCCCGCTGGCACCGCTGTTCCGCTTCAAAGACGAAGCCGAAGTGATCGCGATGTCCAACGACACCGAGTTCGGCCTGGCCTCGTACTTCTATGCCCGCGACCTGGGCCGTGTGTTCCGTGTGGCTGAAGCCCTGGAATACGGCATGGTCGGCGTCAATACCGGTTTGATCTCCAACGAAGTCGCGCCGTTTGGCGGCATCAAGGCTTCGGGCCTGGGTCGTGAAGGTTCCAAGTACGGCATCGAGGATTACCTGGAAATCAAATACCTCTGCCTGGGTATCTGA
- a CDS encoding Abi family protein: MKQGYPKTWQSYQAQLELLMARGMVVTDQPKALEYLERIGYYRLSGYWFAFRERTELCCPLIQQGIHKPSKTKPTRLLLDNFKPGTTFQNAVDLYVFDKKLRLLTLDALERIEIALRVDISHGLGRHEKFAYLKPELFHESFSTQLDGQTGLTKHHAWIGKHAALINRSKEDFIRHNKEKYGLPLAVWVACEVWDFGALSTLYAGMTEIDQDAISREYGISNGRIFATWLRSLNYLRNVCAHHSRLWNRNIADQPKLPPVEQAPSLSAFHDDMHGRARPFLLLCITQHLMKTINPSSSWGQRLKALLEDDFPDLSRLGLNLEGMGVDNDWQKRDW; encoded by the coding sequence ATGAAGCAGGGGTATCCCAAAACTTGGCAGAGCTACCAAGCGCAGCTTGAATTGTTGATGGCTCGGGGAATGGTCGTTACTGATCAACCTAAAGCACTGGAATATTTGGAGCGCATTGGTTATTACCGCCTCAGCGGCTACTGGTTCGCCTTTCGCGAGCGCACTGAGCTTTGCTGTCCTCTCATCCAGCAGGGAATTCACAAGCCATCCAAAACGAAACCTACGCGACTGCTTCTCGACAATTTCAAGCCCGGCACAACATTTCAAAATGCCGTTGACCTGTATGTTTTCGACAAGAAACTCCGCCTCTTGACCCTGGATGCTCTGGAACGCATAGAAATCGCCCTGCGGGTGGACATCTCTCATGGCTTGGGGAGGCACGAGAAATTCGCCTATCTAAAGCCTGAGCTGTTCCACGAAAGTTTCTCTACGCAGTTGGACGGTCAGACTGGACTAACCAAACATCATGCGTGGATAGGTAAACACGCCGCGTTAATCAATCGCTCGAAGGAAGATTTTATTCGGCACAATAAAGAAAAATACGGCCTTCCCCTCGCCGTCTGGGTGGCGTGCGAAGTTTGGGACTTCGGCGCGTTATCGACCCTTTATGCGGGCATGACCGAAATCGATCAAGATGCCATATCTCGAGAGTACGGCATCAGCAATGGCCGGATCTTCGCCACTTGGCTCCGCAGCCTGAATTACCTGCGGAACGTATGCGCCCATCATAGTCGCCTGTGGAACCGGAACATAGCCGATCAACCGAAGCTGCCCCCTGTAGAGCAGGCGCCTTCATTAAGCGCGTTCCATGACGACATGCACGGACGTGCACGCCCGTTCCTGCTTTTGTGCATCACCCAGCATCTGATGAAAACCATCAATCCCTCATCAAGTTGGGGGCAGCGGTTGAAGGCTCTGCTGGAGGATGATTTTCCAGATTTGTCCCGCCTCGGTCTTAATCTGGAGGGCATGGGCGTCGATAATGATTGGCAGAAGCGTGACTGGTGA